The sequence below is a genomic window from bacterium.
ATCAATCGGTCGAGCGCGACGCGGCCATTGCGGATCATGACCTGGCGCCGGCGGGCATAGTCTGACCCCTGCTGCCCGCTGGTCAGCAAAGGGAGGAGGGCGCCCACGACCATGGCCATGAGGAGGACGGTCACGAGCACCTCGACGAGCGCGAGGCCCTCCTGCCGGCTGCGTGGAAACCGGCCGCTATGGGCGCGAGGTGACTTTGGCATCGTATCGGATCTGAGGGCCCCCGGCATCGCAGGCCCCGTGCCCGGTGTGGTCGACGCAGGCGGTCACCGAGACGTCGACGAGCGCGCCCACGCCCCGGGTGGTGGTCGACGTCTCTGTCGTCACGCTCCAAATGAGGAGGCACCGGGGGAGGTCCGAGCATGCCGCCGCGCCTCCTGGCACGCCGCTCGTGTTGGTGCGAAGGCTATTGGTGAGGGCTTCCATCTTTCGCACGGCGACCGTGCCCAACTGCAGGGTCACTTCATCCGCCTGATCGTCCGCGATGAGCCCGGGCATCATCTGCATCAACGGCACCAGTGCCACGCCGATGATCATGGCGGCGACGATGACTTCGATCAGGCTGAACCCGTCCTCCCTCCTCATGGCCCGGTCTCCTGCACGTAGCCGGTCGCCCCAACCACCCGGACCTGGGCGGTGGCCGAGCCTGCCGTGAGGATCACGGTGGCATCGGACGACGCCGCGCCGCTGGGATCGAAGGTGATCTGCGGGGTCCC
It includes:
- a CDS encoding prepilin-type N-terminal cleavage/methylation domain-containing protein → MRREDGFSLIEVIVAAMIIGVALVPLMQMMPGLIADDQADEVTLQLGTVAVRKMEALTNSLRTNTSGVPGGAAACSDLPRCLLIWSVTTETSTTTRGVGALVDVSVTACVDHTGHGACDAGGPQIRYDAKVTSRP